One Primulina huaijiensis isolate GDHJ02 chromosome 5, ASM1229523v2, whole genome shotgun sequence DNA segment encodes these proteins:
- the LOC140976215 gene encoding uncharacterized protein — translation MSNFTPTISAHQKISTLKPNCGCKAAICSRNEVAVSAKSSQFARNCTNFGSASSSGDDYEQEPPQKAVLKAISEISKTDGRVRQTTNLVIGGTVTDDSTNEWLSLYQKVNSYPTVRGFTAIATRGDDFVHAMVVAVESVIHWPIPEVSISHL, via the exons ATGAGCAATTTTACACCAACCATTTCGGCCCACCAGAAAATATCGACGTTGAAACCAAATTGTGGCTGTAAAGCAGCAATATGTTCTAGGAACGAGGTCGCGGTATCTGCTAAAAGTTCTCAGTTTGCAAGAAATTGCACAAATTTTGGAAGCGCATCTTCTTCTGGCGACGATTATGAACAAGAACCACCTCAGAAAGCGGTGTTGAAGGCGATTTCAG AAATTTCAAAGACAGATGGAAGGGTTAGACAAACGACGAATTTAGTGATTGGGGGTACAGTTACCGATGATTCGACTAATGAATGGCTTTCTCTTTATCAAAAG GTAAATTCCTATCCGACAGTTCGAGGATTTACTGCCATCGCTACTAGGGGTGATGATTTTGTACATGCCATGGTTGTTGCTGTTGAATCGGTTATTCACTGGCCAATCCCAGAAGTAAgcatctctcatttgtga
- the LOC140977432 gene encoding uncharacterized protein: METIWLYAILFISLVFLVFNREKRKVPPSPTPALPVIGHLHLLKPPMHRTLQKLSEKAGPIFSLRFGNRLVVVASSHVIVEECFTKNDVALANRPRTIIGKYIGYNYTVLTGTPYGEHWRNLRRLSTVEIFSSARLNVFQGIRHDEIKIMLQELYRKSKREYARVEVRPIFSNLTLNVIMRMVAGKRLFGEGEDSEEAKQFQDLIKEIFTYGGLSSPADFFPLLRWIDYQDFQKNLARVSGKMDAKLQGLIEEQRRNRGTNSMIDHLLGLQESQPEYYTDSIIKGIIMVMLLAGTDTSSVTIEWAMSALLNHPEKLHKARAELDSVVGDDRLVNESDLSNLPYIHNIISETMRLYPAAPLLVPHESSEDCKIGGYDVPKGTILLVNAWAVHRDPKIWDDPTSFRPERFEDGQVGTPKLIPFGMGRRSCPGSGLASRVIGLALGSLIQCFEWRRLDEELVDLSEGKGISMPKRIPLEARCRARDVLHKVLPTETQTDGISFECGHKPAMDIASFCTLLPLFLLLLAIVFPSNVRNRKLPPSPVPALPVIGHLHLLRPPMHRIYHKFSETLGPIFSLRFGSRLVVVVSSYAAAEECFTKNDIVLANRPRLIIGKYIGYNYTSVSTSSYGEHWRNLRRLTTIEIFSSARLNMFQSIRQDEIKILLRKLYQKSQSDFARVELKSLFSELSFNIIMRMVAGKRYFGESEDNERAKKYRELIKEVSKYGGVSNPADFFPLLKWIDYKGKEKDTQRLSKKMDAFLQGLIDEHRRDKIKTTMIGHFLDLQETQPEYYTDSIIKGIMMVMLIAGTDTSSVTIEWAMSALLNHPEKLEKARAELDSIVGRNRLIDESDVPKLAYLQNIMSETFRLFPAAPLLLPHESSEDCKIGGYDITKGTILLVNAWAIHRDPVIWDDPASFKPERFEGKEIGLAKLLPFGMGRRSCPGNGLAQRVVGLTLGSLIQCFEWQKISEEMVDLSEGLGVSMPKAIPLEAKCKPREALREVFLFIHSNAGMVV; encoded by the exons ATGGAAACAATCTGGCTATATGCAATCCTCTTTATCTCCCTCGTTTTTCTCGTTTTCAATAGAGAAAAACGAAAAGTTCCACCTAGTCCGACGCCTGCCCTTCCAGTAATCGGGCACCTCCACCTCCTCAAGCCGCCCATGCATCGAACTCTTCAAAAGCTCTCGGAAAAAGCAGGCCCCATCTTCTCCCTCCGTTTCGGAAACCGCCTCGTGGTGGTGGCATCGTCCCACGTCATTGTGGAGGAATGCTTCACAAAGAACGATGTTGCGTTGGCAAACAGACCTCGTACAATAATCGGCAAATACATCGGCTACAACTACACAGTCCTGACAGGTACCCCGTATGGTGAGCATTGGCGCAATCTCAGACGCTTGTCGACGGTAGAAATCTTCTCCTCAGCTCGACTCAACGTGTTTCAGGGTATAAGACACGATGAGATCAAAATCATGCTGCAGGAGTTGTATAGAAAGTCTAAGCGTGAGTACGCAAGAGTCGAAGTCAGGCCGATTTTCTCTAATCTGACCTTGAATGTTATCATGAGAATGGTGGCAGGGAAAAGGCTTTTCGGAGAAGGCGAGGACAGCGAGGAGGCAAAACAGTTTCAAGACCTCATAAAAGAGATTTTCACGTACGGTGGTTTATCGTCTCCAGCTGATTTTTTCCCTTTGTTGAGATGGATTGATTACCAGGATTTTCAAAAGAACTTGGCAAGGGTAAGTGGGAAAATGGATGCAAAGTTGCAAGGCTTGATTGAAGAACAACGCCGTAACAGGGGAACCAATAGTATGATCGATCATTTGCTTGGTTTACAGGAGTCGCAGCCCGAGTACTACACCGATTCAATCATCAAAGGGATTATAATG GTCATGCTACTTGCCGGAACAGACACGTCGTCAGTGACCATTGAATGGGCAATGTCTGCTTTGCTCAACCATCCGGAGAAGTTACACAAGGCTAGAGCCGAGTTGGACAGCGTGGTTGGCGATGATCGTCTCGTCAACGAATCTGACTTATCAAACCTTCCATACATTCACAACATTATCTCCGAAACCATGCGGTTATACCCCGCAGCGCCACTGTTAGTACCACACGAATCATCCGAAGATTGCAAGATTGGGGGATACGACGTGCCTAAAGGAACTATCTTGCTCGTGAATGCGTGGGCGGTTCATAGGGATCCCAAGATTTGGGATGATCCCACAAGCTTCAGGCCTGAAAGATTTGAAGATGGGCAAGTTGGAACACCGAAGTTGATACCTTTTGGGATGGGGAGGAGGTCGTGCCCGGGAAGCGGTCTCGCGTCCCGGGTGATTGGATTGGCCTTAGGATCACTGATACAGTGCTTTGAGTGGCGGAGGCTCGACGAGGAATTGGTGGACTTGAGTGAAGGGAAAGGGATATCCATGCCCAAACGCATACCTCTGGAGGCCAGATGCAGGGCAAGAGATGTACTTCACAAAGTTCTTCCTACAGAGACC CAAACAGACGGGATAAGTTTTGAATGCGGACACAAACCAGCCATGGATATAGCCTCGTTCTGCACTCTCCTTCCACTCTTCCTTCTTCTTTTGGCAATAGTCTTCCCATCAAACGTAAGAAACCGGAAACTCCCTCCTAGTCCCGTGCCCGCGCTTCCTGTAATAGGCCACCTCCACCTCCTCAGGCCGCCAATGCATCGAATCTACCACAAATTCTCAGAAACATTAGGCCCCATCTTCTCCCTTCGCTTCGGAAGCCGCCTCGTGGTGGTGGTTTCGTCCTATGCCGCTGCCGAGGAGTGCTTCACCAAGAACGATATCGTGTTAGCAAACAGGCCTCGGCTAATTATCGGCAAATACATCGGCTACAACTACACTAGCGTGTCTACTAGCTCGTACGGCGAGCATTGGCGCAATCTCCGGCGCCTCACTACAATCGAGATATTCTCCTCGGCGCGCTTAaacatgtttcaatccataCGACAAGATGAAATCAAAATTCTTCTGCGAAAGCTCTACCAAAAGTCGCAGTCCGATTTCGCGAGAGTGGAACTCAAGTCCCTGTTTTCCGAGCTGTCATTCAATATCATCATGAGAATGGTGGCGGGAAAGAGGTATTTCGGTGAATCCGAGGATAATGAACGTGCCAAGAAGTACCGCGAGCTGATTAAAGAGGTTTCTAAGTACGGTGGTGTATcgaatcctgccgattttttcCCGCTGTTGAAGTGGATCGACTATAAAGGTAAAGAGAAAGATACGCAAAGGCTAAGCAAGAAAATGGACGCTTTCTTGCAAGGATTGATTGATGAGCACCGCCGTGATAAAATTAAAACCACCATGATCGGCCATTTTCTAGATTTGCAAGAGACGCAGCCTGAGTACTATACAGATTCGATCATCAAAGGAATTATGATG GTGATGCTGATTGCTGGAACCGACACATCATCAGTGACCATAGAGTGGGCAATGTCTGCTCTGCTCAACCATCCCGAAAAGCTAGAGAAAGCTCGAGCTGAATTAGACAGCATCGTGGGAAGAAATCGCTTGATCGACGAATCAGACGTACCCAAGCTAGCATATCTTCAAAACATAATGTCCGAGACCTTTCGGTTGTTCCCCGCAGCACCGTTATTGTTACCACACGAATCATCCGAAGATTGCAAGATCGGGGGATACGACATAACGAAAGGAACCATCTTGCTTGTAAACGCGTGGGCCATCCATAGAGACCCCGTGATTTGGGATGATCCCGCGAGCTTCAAGCCCGAGAGATTCGAAGGTAAAGAAATTGGACTCGCGAAACTGCTGCCTTTTGGGATGGGCCGGAGATCGTGTCCTGGAAATGGTCTGGCGCAACGGGTTGTGGGATTGACCTTAGGATCGCTGATTCAATGTTTTGAGTGGCAAAAAATAAGCGAGGAAATGGTGGATTTGAGCGAGGGGTTAGGTGTATCAATGCCCAAAGCTATACCGCTCGAGGCGAAATGCAAACCGCGCGAAGCGCTGCGCGAAGTTTTTCTCTTCATCCACTCGAATGCTGGAATGGTTGTGTGA